In one window of Marinilabiliales bacterium DNA:
- a CDS encoding PKD domain-containing protein yields the protein MTRYSSKKMVLTFIFMVCYSIFYAQSFADFETPETTPLVENGNAQVVDNPFQDDINPSSKVLRYEKAEGNWHYVAMIFSETMNFGNSTKMTFKVHSSTQGRVYYKFWNGSSVVTESWAHNYHNMPEPNEWVELEIDVSTAMGMPFTRLEIAAGVDNNSPAIVYLDDFKFSNPMAEEGYPVIDYKIDPLLIYTDSTVTFDGSGSFDWNGLELTYNWDFGDGNTLSTSENIVTHRYASPGSYQFTLELTNTGGKSASESTNLFVFNYGELFSGLTFTNTVSEVHAKVEGVFQLTKTYSNPYDPDIVKVDAEIIPPDGESYFMPAFYYIKSVPDEAGLWVNDPNFQCWKVRFTPQQEGTYQIIIHLEDEDGQFTSETYELMVFSSQNKGFVYLDPDLKNYYRHSTGEHYLPIGENVAWSIKQDKIADYHDHISMLGENNANMLRYWTVTFASQSLEGRNGYSYYEGIGRYSQQAAGLLDSIFELCRENGIQIMLTMFQHGILSENVNSNWDLNPYNVANGGYLDKPAEFFGNELAKTHTRNLFRYYIARWGYSTNLFAWEFFNEVDLTGEHMNNPPSWVDDVVEWHEEMAIFMKELDPYNHITTTSISGWLGHPLVAPLGQSNELDLFQFHTYGDKVTQSLLHYYNNMLGITDLPLMCGEFGKSGLAETGDEVRNAKWVTYFNHFPSLHWNWDKAIEQGWYSYFAPMAAYFENVDLVAQGNPTAFSFNANVENVKVNGMKTDAGNFYYYLYHENFEENISGVVLDLTEFPMGYYMLTIYDPVTGDISDPQVKTHIPPFRNLSVPEFNKDIAIKLEFKEEYMHPVALAGNDQKLPKNSVIELSGEKSFNPKGIPLTAYQWSLITQPDGSNLIIEDPSLIEISLNPVFGGDYRFALTVSDAEETSLPDTVNVFITTPPVAVAGENITIPVSTDHTLDGSASFDPNGFPLSYLWTLAVKPENSVNARLDNENSVDAVFSADVPGIYRITLVVNDQYQDSEPDTIDITATTPSHVFNLDKQDGFKIYPNPVKDFFILETNRNMVGSYMIELFDISGKVVWNDMISEMTAGSSRSYYFPNSLESGIYFLTIQSEKKSRFYIGKIIIAF from the coding sequence ATGACCAGATATTCTTCCAAAAAAATGGTTTTGACATTCATTTTTATGGTCTGTTACTCTATTTTTTATGCCCAGAGTTTTGCCGATTTCGAAACTCCTGAAACCACACCACTGGTTGAAAATGGCAATGCCCAGGTTGTAGACAATCCTTTTCAGGATGACATAAACCCCAGCAGTAAAGTGTTGAGGTACGAAAAAGCAGAGGGGAACTGGCATTATGTGGCCATGATTTTCTCCGAGACGATGAACTTCGGCAACAGCACAAAAATGACCTTTAAGGTGCACTCCTCAACACAAGGGCGTGTTTACTACAAGTTCTGGAATGGGTCTTCGGTGGTGACTGAAAGCTGGGCTCACAATTATCACAATATGCCTGAGCCCAATGAATGGGTTGAACTTGAAATTGACGTAAGTACAGCCATGGGAATGCCTTTTACCAGGCTTGAAATAGCTGCCGGGGTTGATAATAACTCTCCAGCTATCGTATATCTTGATGATTTTAAGTTTTCTAATCCTATGGCGGAGGAAGGGTATCCAGTTATTGATTACAAAATTGATCCACTTCTGATATATACTGACAGTACAGTTACTTTTGACGGTTCCGGGTCTTTTGACTGGAACGGACTCGAACTTACCTACAATTGGGATTTTGGAGACGGAAATACCTTATCAACAAGCGAAAACATAGTGACACACCGATATGCATCACCGGGTTCTTATCAGTTTACTCTTGAACTTACAAACACCGGGGGTAAATCGGCATCAGAAAGCACCAACCTGTTTGTTTTTAATTATGGTGAGCTGTTTAGCGGCCTGACCTTTACAAACACAGTATCCGAAGTACATGCAAAAGTGGAAGGAGTATTTCAACTGACAAAAACCTACAGCAATCCATACGATCCGGATATTGTAAAGGTGGATGCTGAGATCATACCACCCGACGGGGAGTCGTACTTTATGCCCGCATTCTATTATATTAAAAGCGTCCCCGACGAGGCTGGTCTATGGGTGAATGATCCAAACTTCCAGTGCTGGAAGGTTCGGTTTACACCTCAGCAGGAAGGGACTTACCAGATTATCATTCATCTGGAAGATGAAGATGGGCAATTCACATCAGAGACTTATGAACTGATGGTTTTCTCATCGCAAAACAAGGGTTTTGTTTATCTCGATCCAGATTTAAAAAACTATTACAGACACTCCACAGGAGAACACTATCTGCCCATTGGCGAAAATGTGGCCTGGAGCATAAAACAGGATAAGATCGCCGATTACCATGATCATATCTCCATGCTGGGGGAAAACAATGCCAATATGTTGCGGTACTGGACTGTTACCTTTGCCTCACAATCTCTGGAAGGACGTAACGGATATTCTTATTACGAAGGTATTGGAAGGTACAGCCAGCAAGCAGCCGGCCTTCTGGACTCTATCTTTGAGCTATGCAGGGAAAACGGTATTCAGATCATGCTAACCATGTTCCAGCACGGCATTCTGTCTGAAAATGTTAACTCCAACTGGGACCTGAACCCTTATAATGTTGCCAATGGAGGATACCTGGACAAACCTGCAGAATTTTTTGGAAATGAGCTGGCAAAAACACACACACGCAACCTGTTTCGCTATTATATAGCCAGATGGGGTTATTCAACAAACTTGTTTGCATGGGAATTCTTCAATGAAGTTGACCTGACAGGCGAACACATGAATAATCCTCCCTCCTGGGTTGATGACGTAGTGGAATGGCATGAGGAAATGGCAATATTCATGAAGGAGCTTGATCCCTATAACCATATCACAACAACCAGTATCAGCGGCTGGCTTGGGCATCCCCTGGTAGCTCCCCTCGGACAAAGCAATGAACTGGATCTTTTCCAGTTTCATACTTATGGGGATAAGGTAACGCAATCTCTACTTCACTATTACAACAACATGCTGGGAATCACCGATCTGCCTCTGATGTGCGGTGAGTTTGGCAAGTCGGGACTTGCCGAAACCGGCGATGAAGTGCGCAATGCTAAATGGGTTACATATTTCAACCATTTTCCAAGCCTTCACTGGAATTGGGACAAAGCCATTGAGCAGGGCTGGTATTCCTACTTTGCCCCGATGGCTGCCTATTTCGAAAATGTTGATCTGGTTGCCCAGGGAAATCCTACCGCTTTCAGCTTTAATGCGAATGTGGAAAACGTGAAAGTTAATGGAATGAAAACCGATGCTGGAAATTTCTATTACTACCTGTATCACGAAAATTTTGAAGAGAATATTTCCGGAGTTGTTCTTGATTTAACAGAATTTCCAATGGGATATTACATGCTCACTATCTATGATCCGGTTACCGGAGACATTTCTGATCCGCAGGTAAAAACCCATATTCCTCCATTTCGAAATCTTTCTGTACCTGAATTCAACAAGGATATTGCTATCAAACTCGAATTTAAGGAAGAGTATATGCATCCGGTAGCATTGGCCGGCAACGATCAAAAACTACCCAAGAACTCTGTTATTGAACTTTCCGGAGAGAAGAGCTTTAATCCCAAAGGCATACCGTTAACAGCATACCAATGGTCGCTGATCACTCAACCAGATGGCAGCAATCTTATCATTGAGGATCCTTCACTTATTGAAATCAGTCTAAACCCCGTTTTTGGCGGTGACTATCGTTTTGCCCTTACAGTAAGTGATGCAGAAGAAACATCTCTGCCAGATACGGTTAACGTTTTTATTACAACACCACCCGTTGCTGTTGCAGGAGAAAATATAACCATTCCTGTTTCTACCGATCATACTCTTGATGGGTCCGCAAGCTTTGATCCTAATGGATTTCCGCTTTCTTACCTGTGGACTCTAGCGGTAAAACCAGAAAACAGCGTGAATGCAAGACTGGATAACGAAAATTCTGTGGACGCTGTCTTCAGTGCTGATGTGCCTGGTATATATAGGATCACCCTGGTGGTAAATGATCAATACCAGGATAGCGAGCCTGATACCATTGATATTACTGCCACAACACCCTCCCATGTTTTTAACCTGGACAAACAGGATGGTTTTAAAATTTATCCAAATCCGGTTAAAGATTTTTTTATTCTGGAAACGAACAGGAATATGGTTGGCAGTTATATGATTGAACTTTTTGATATTTCCGGGAAGGTTGTTTGGAATGATATGATCAGCGAGATGACTGCTGGCTCATCCCGCAGTTATTATTTCCCAAATTCTCTTGAAAGCGGCATATATTTTCTCACGATACAATCTGAAAAGAAATCAAGGTTTTATATTGGCAAAATTATTATTGCTTTTTGA
- a CDS encoding SDR family oxidoreductase: MDKNSIVVITGANSGIGKATSIELARTGAVIIMACRSKERGEEALQDVRALSGNKSVELMLCDLGSLKSIRDFCSNFKRKYKQLNVLINNAGVILPGYHQTSDGFELQFGVNHLGHFLLTTELLDILIASAPARIINVTSGAHKAGRIYFEDINLEKNYKFWRAYAQSKLANILFTYELAERLKGTGVTANCFHPGAVATRMGINRDTGFGTFITRLLKPFFQTSEQGAETAIYLATSGDVEGVTGRYFYKKRPVQSSNRSYDRATAKKLWDLSEKMVETGDFNNRPELGYPVDQ; the protein is encoded by the coding sequence ATGGACAAGAACAGTATTGTTGTTATTACGGGTGCCAATTCAGGAATAGGGAAAGCGACTTCCATTGAACTTGCCAGGACCGGGGCTGTCATAATAATGGCCTGCCGAAGCAAGGAGCGTGGAGAAGAGGCCCTTCAGGATGTGAGGGCCTTAAGTGGAAATAAATCAGTGGAACTTATGCTCTGTGATTTAGGTTCTTTAAAAAGCATAAGGGATTTTTGTTCTAATTTTAAGAGAAAGTATAAACAGCTTAATGTGCTTATTAATAATGCAGGTGTTATTCTGCCCGGGTATCATCAAACATCCGACGGATTTGAACTCCAATTTGGTGTTAATCACCTTGGCCACTTTCTTTTAACCACTGAGCTGCTGGACATTCTTATTGCAAGTGCTCCTGCAAGAATTATCAATGTTACTTCAGGTGCACATAAAGCAGGCAGGATATATTTTGAAGATATAAATCTTGAGAAAAATTATAAATTTTGGCGTGCCTACGCACAATCCAAATTAGCGAATATTCTATTTACTTATGAGTTGGCAGAAAGGCTGAAAGGGACGGGCGTTACCGCAAATTGTTTTCACCCCGGTGCAGTTGCCACAAGAATGGGGATAAACAGAGATACTGGCTTTGGTACATTTATTACCCGCCTGTTGAAACCTTTTTTTCAGACTTCTGAACAGGGTGCAGAAACGGCAATATATCTTGCAACTTCTGGTGATGTTGAAGGGGTGACAGGGAGGTATTTTTATAAAAAAAGACCGGTGCAATCCTCAAATAGGTCATACGACAGGGCCACCGCAAAGAAACTCTGGGATCTAAGTGAAAAAATGGTTGAGACAGGTGATTTTAATAACAGGCCAGAGCTGGGTTATCCTGTTGACCAATAA